The bacterium genome contains the following window.
ATACCTATGGGTCCTTCACTCAGGACTTCTTCGGCAATGTCTATGCGACCTGCATGGACCGGGAAACCATCGCCATCTACACCGAGGATGGCACACTGATCAAGGAAATCAGCCTCCCCGATATCGACATCGCCAAGCCGGTGATGCCCTTCGCCATCCTGGGCGACGATGAGGGGCATATCTACCTCTATGACACCCAGTCGCTCATCGTGCTGGACCGCTACGGCCATGTGCTGTTCCGGCACGAGTTCCCGCCAGCACCCATCCCGGCGCTGCTGCAACAGGGACTGCCGGGCGGGATGCACCTTACTCCCGATGGACATCTCTGGCTGGCGCGCCCCACAGAGGGACGGATTGTGAAGGTCCATCCGGAGCGCAACGGCATCCTCGCCGAAATCGGTCCGGACCTCCCCGGCGCGAGCCTGGTGAGCCCGGTTGATGTCCTGGCGGACTGGAGCGATCAGCTCTATGTCGTGGATGCCGGAGCGGGGCGTGTCCTGCGGGTAAATCAGCAGGGAACCGATGCGAGTGTCCTGTTTGAGCGCCCCTGGTGGACCGGATTGTCCCTCACGCCATCTGCGCCGGTGACTTCCTGGGCGTAGCGACTCCCTGATCCAGTCACCGGTGAGCCACCTGACACTGGGCGACGCAAGTGGGTATCCTCTTGCGATGCCCCCTGGAGTCCGGCTGCGATACACCACCGATAGCGAGCTGCCCTCCGGCTTCCTCAGTGGGCCGGAGTTCGCAGCATTACTGGAGTACCTTCAGACCAGCGACTCTTTTGTGCTGGTGGCGGACCGGAAGATCGACTGGGCGCGGTATCAGCAGGAATGGGAGCGTCGGAGCGACGGGGTGGTGTTTGTCCTGGACTTTCCCTTCGAGCGCTCCCGGGGAGCCTGGCTGCCCAGGACTCTGCATCCGACAGCCCATCTCGCAAATCTCTAGTCCCCCCCTTGCCCGTAACCCTTACACCATAGCCATGAGGGGCTCATCGATGCGGGGGAACGCCGCCGGGATGGCCGGTTCATGCTCCAGTGAGGGGAGCGGAAGCCAGGGCTGATCGGCCATGGCTGCCGATTGCTGAGCCGCCTCGATGACCTGCAGTGTATAGAGGGAATCGGCTCCCGGGACTGGCGACTCTCCGTCGGTGCGGATCGCCTGCAGGAACGCCGTGAGCTCCCGGCGCAGAGGCTCCGCCCGCATGATCGGGACTTCGCTCGCGCCGATGGTGTTGCTGATGATGAGCTGCTGCTTCATGAAGTCGAGCAGGGCGGTGCAGTGCTCCCACTGCACCGTGAGACGTCGGTTTTTGTACCGATAGAGCCAGCTCATTTCCGCAACACCACTCTTGAAGAGTCCGAACTCCAGGTGAATGGTCGCGGCATCTGCCCCCATGGTGGCATCGGTGCCGATGACGGTCGCCCGGACTTCGGTCGCCCGGCGATCGGTGAGCCAGGAAAGGAGGTCGATGTCGTGACAGCCAACATCGAGCATGATGCCGGCATCGGTGATGCGGGGCGGACGAGGCGCGACCCGCAGGGAAGAAATCCCGATGATGGGTCCCAGCGTGCCGTAGCCAATGATGTCCCGCAGGGCCTGAATCGCCGGATTGAAACGCTCGATGTGCCCCACCATCAGCAGGAGATGGCGACTCGCGGCGGCGGCATTGAGTTCCTGGCACTGCCGAAAAGTCGAAGCCAGGGGCTTTTCCACGAGACAGTGGATGCCCCTATCCAGACAGGCGAGGGTCACCGCGTGATGGTCGGCGGTGGGGACCACGACACTGACCGCGTCGAGACCCTCATCGAGGAGCGCGTCCAGTTGCGTGAAGGGCTGACAGCCGCATCGTGATGCAATCTGCGCGGCACGCTGGGGATCCGCATCGAGGACCCCGACCAGATCGACGTCGGGCATGGAGGCATACAGCCGGGCATGGTGTTGTCCCATCACCCCGACCCCCAGGACCCCGACTCGGAGGGGTGCCTGCAACGATGTCAGTACGGTGTTCATCCGTGGTCTTCTCCCCGGTCCTAACTCACGACGACCCGCGCGGCGGGCTCGCTCTGGCTGTCCTGTGTACTGGCCTCGCCCGCGGTGACTGACACCGATCCGGCCCCGGAGCCGGCATGACGCTGCTGGGAGCCGCCCGAGAGTCCCCGCCGGCTGGTGGCGATGAACTTCAGGAGCTCGGCGATTTCCGGCTCCAGTGGCAGGGTGGTTTTGATCTGCTCGACCGCTTCGCGCATCGTGAGCTGGGAGCGATAGAGATACCGGAAGGCGGTTTTCAGATGCTGGCGGGTCGAGGCGGAGATGCCGTTGCGCTGCAGGCCAATCGAGTTCAGTCCAAAGACGACGGCGGGCACGGGGCCACTGGTGATCATGAAGGGGGGGGCATCCTGATTCAGGCCGCTGTCGCCGCCAACCATCGCCATGGTGCCGATGTGTACGAACTGATGAATGGCGCTCAGGCCACCGATGGTGGCGCGGTCGTGGATCTCCACATGTCCACCAATGGCCACCGCATTGGCGATGGTGACGTGATTGCCGATATAGCAGTCGTGTCCGACATGGCAGCTGGTCATCAACATGCAGTCGCTGCCGATGCGCGTCGCCTGGCCATCTTTGGTGGCCCGGGAGATCGTGACGTATTCCCGCATGATGGTGCGGGGTCCGATTTCCAGGAAGGTCTGCTGGCCCCCGAACTTGCGGTCCTGCGGATCGCCCCCAATGACCGCCCCCTGATGCACGACACACTCAGCGCCCAGACGGGTGCCGCCCAGCACGGTCGCGTGGCTCATCACCACGCACCCGGATCCCAGTTCCGCGTTGTCAGCGATGTAGGCAAAGGGCCCGACCTCAACCCCCTCACCGAGGGTCGCCTTTGGGCTCACTACTGCCAGTGGATGGATGCCCATGCGGGCTCCTCCCTTTCGGAGGGTCGGAATCTCAGGCGAGATCCGGCCCTGACTCGTCGTCGTGTGATGTCCCGGTCGGGACCAGCTGTCGCAGCAGTTGCTCAGCGCTCTCGAGGCGCTGCACGATGTCCGGCAGGCGCTGCAGCAGCACCAGCTCCTTGAGGACATCGCGATGATTGCGGGCCGGGAGCCCCCAGACCTGACTCCCTGGGGCCACATCGCGGGTGACCCCGGCCTGCCCGCCTACCAGACTGCCCCGGCCCACCCGGACTCGGTTCTGGAAGCCGACCTGACCCGCAATGACGCAGTAGTCTTCGATGATCACGCCGCCAGCAAGCCCGCACTGGGCGGCCATCCGGATGTGATTCCCCAACTGGCAGTTGTGGCCAATCATGATGAGGTTGTCGAGCTTGACGTCATCACCGAGGACTGTGTCATCGAGGGTGCCCCGATCGATGGTGGTGCAGGCCCCGATTTCACAGTCATCTCCCACGACCACTTTCCCAAACTGGGGCTGCTTCAGCGCGGCATCGAAGCCATCAGTGAATCCGAAGCCATCGCCGCCGATGACCGCATTGGGATGGATCACACAGCGATGTCCGATCCGGCAGTCCCGACCCACCACAACACCGGGGAAGAGATAGCAGTCCTCGCCGATGACCGCTCCTTCATCCAGGACCACCCCGGCGCGCAGGACAGTCCGGGCACCGACCGAGACCCCCGCATGGATCACCACCCGCGGACCGATGGCGACCCCGGCACCGATGTGCGCCCCAGGATCAATGACCGCAGTCGGGTGGATGCCGACTGGCTCCATCGGAAATCCGGGAAAGAGCAGCTGGCAGATTTGGGCGAAGGTGCGCCGGACCTGGGTTGTTTCCAGAATGGCGGGCGAGGTCACCGGCCCCGGGATCAGACTCGTGACGACCGCCGCGGCGGAGGACGAAAGGGCCCGGGGGACATCCCGCTCCCGTTCCGCAAAAATCACGCTGCCGGGTCGGGCCGAATCCAGACTTGCCACGCCTGTGACCCGCTGGCTCCCATCGCCATGCAGGGTCGCGCCGACAAGCTGGGCCAGTTCGGCGACCGTGTAGGTCGCAGTGGTGTTCATGAGGTACTGACTCCGGTGGTCTCTGGTGCGGCCTCCGGGAAGAGGAGGCCCTGGATCTGCGACGTCACATCTGCGCCGGTGCCTTCCTGCAGGTATTGGCCCCGCAGCGCAGCCGCCATTCGATGCTCCCGCAAGGTTTCATAGCGTTGCCAGAACTGTGCCAGCGCTGCTTCCTCCGCTTCACTTACAGCCAGGAGACTGGCAGGCGCGGTGCCGGAGGTCGCGATTTCTTCGTGGCGTGCATAGAGCTGCTGCAGGGCCACTGGCAGCGTGGAGGGTGACAAGAACGCTCCAGCCTCCAGCAGTTGCGAGGCTTCCTGGCGACCGTTTTCATGGAGCCCCTGAGCGGCCAGCTCCAGAGCCGCGAGCCGGGCATCGAGCCGGACATCCCAGTCCGCATCGAAGCGGGCCAGATCCGCTTCCAGGGTCTCCCGGAACGCGGTGCGAATGGCCTCGACTTCGGCGGCCGCACTCCAGCCGCGACGTCGCTGCTGGCGCGCCAAGACTTCCGACAGCTGCAGGTGACTCGGCGTGATTTCGTCGCGCGGGACAGTCGCCAGAACATGCGCCCGATGCGCCTCGGCCAGCCGCGGCATGACTTCTGCCTGCGGATAGACCCGCCACCAGTCATCGATGGTCTGCCAATAACGCGTAGCCGCCAGATGGTCCCGGGCAGCGCTCATAGTCAGGTACTCTGCGGCCAGGGTTCGGAGCTCGGAGCGGAGCCCGGTCTGCCCGGGCAGCCCACCGGGGGTCCGGGGCAGCGCGCTGATGCGGGACTGTTCATGCTGCCGCACCCGCTGCCAGACCAGCTGCAGCTCTGGCGCGAGGTCCGGCACTGGCACCACCGCGAGTTCCCAT
Protein-coding sequences here:
- the iolX gene encoding scyllo-inositol 2-dehydrogenase (NAD(+)), coding for MNTVLTSLQAPLRVGVLGVGVMGQHHARLYASMPDVDLVGVLDADPQRAAQIASRCGCQPFTQLDALLDEGLDAVSVVVPTADHHAVTLACLDRGIHCLVEKPLASTFRQCQELNAAAASRHLLLMVGHIERFNPAIQALRDIIGYGTLGPIIGISSLRVAPRPPRITDAGIMLDVGCHDIDLLSWLTDRRATEVRATVIGTDATMGADAATIHLEFGLFKSGVAEMSWLYRYKNRRLTVQWEHCTALLDFMKQQLIISNTIGASEVPIMRAEPLRRELTAFLQAIRTDGESPVPGADSLYTLQVIEAAQQSAAMADQPWLPLPSLEHEPAIPAAFPRIDEPLMAMV
- the lpxA gene encoding Acyl-[acyl-carrier-protein]--UDP-N-acetylglucosamine O-acyltransferase, with the protein product MGIHPLAVVSPKATLGEGVEVGPFAYIADNAELGSGCVVMSHATVLGGTRLGAECVVHQGAVIGGDPQDRKFGGQQTFLEIGPRTIMREYVTISRATKDGQATRIGSDCMLMTSCHVGHDCYIGNHVTIANAVAIGGHVEIHDRATIGGLSAIHQFVHIGTMAMVGGDSGLNQDAPPFMITSGPVPAVVFGLNSIGLQRNGISASTRQHLKTAFRYLYRSQLTMREAVEQIKTTLPLEPEIAELLKFIATSRRGLSGGSQQRHAGSGAGSVSVTAGEASTQDSQSEPAARVVVS
- the lpxD gene encoding UDP-3-O-acylglucosamine N-acyltransferase; translation: MNTTATYTVAELAQLVGATLHGDGSQRVTGVASLDSARPGSVIFAERERDVPRALSSSAAAVVTSLIPGPVTSPAILETTQVRRTFAQICQLLFPGFPMEPVGIHPTAVIDPGAHIGAGVAIGPRVVIHAGVSVGARTVLRAGVVLDEGAVIGEDCYLFPGVVVGRDCRIGHRCVIHPNAVIGGDGFGFTDGFDAALKQPQFGKVVVGDDCEIGACTTIDRGTLDDTVLGDDVKLDNLIMIGHNCQLGNHIRMAAQCGLAGGVIIEDYCVIAGQVGFQNRVRVGRGSLVGGQAGVTRDVAPGSQVWGLPARNHRDVLKELVLLQRLPDIVQRLESAEQLLRQLVPTGTSHDDESGPDLA